In a genomic window of Xylophilus rhododendri:
- a CDS encoding peroxiredoxin-like family protein has translation MTLQARLDAFKADFEAGKPPYNVPYSVIETMHRATAELIASGAAQRALKAGDMAPVFSLPDADGNMVSSAALLKNGPLVMSFYRGVWCPYCNMELQALQAALPGFQEAGASLVAISPQTAPNSRKSMRQNALAFPILSDARNDVAASFGLRFAMQDYLVELYKSLKNDLPAFNGDPSWTLPMPARFVIGQDGVIAYAEVNPDYTLRPDPSELMPALEALKASTVGSAS, from the coding sequence ATGACGCTCCAAGCCAGACTCGACGCTTTCAAGGCCGACTTCGAAGCCGGCAAGCCGCCCTACAACGTGCCGTATTCGGTCATCGAGACGATGCACCGCGCGACCGCCGAACTCATCGCATCGGGCGCCGCACAGCGCGCCTTGAAGGCGGGTGATATGGCACCGGTTTTCAGCCTGCCGGATGCGGACGGGAACATGGTCTCGTCGGCCGCTTTGCTCAAGAACGGCCCACTGGTCATGAGCTTCTACCGCGGCGTGTGGTGCCCGTACTGCAACATGGAACTGCAAGCGCTGCAGGCGGCCCTGCCGGGCTTCCAGGAGGCCGGCGCCAGCCTCGTCGCCATCTCGCCGCAGACGGCACCGAACAGCCGCAAGTCGATGCGCCAGAACGCGCTGGCCTTCCCCATCCTGTCGGATGCACGTAATGACGTGGCGGCGAGTTTCGGCCTGCGCTTCGCGATGCAGGATTACCTGGTCGAGCTCTACAAGAGCCTCAAGAACGACCTGCCGGCCTTCAACGGCGACCCGAGCTGGACGCTGCCCATGCCGGCGCGTTTCGTCATCGGCCAGGACGGCGTGATCGCCTATGCGGAGGTCAACCCGGACTACACGCTGCGGCCCGATCCGTCCGAGCTGATGCCGGCGCTCGAAGCCCTCAAGGCGTCCACGGTCGGCTCGGCATCATGA
- the sugE gene encoding quaternary ammonium compound efflux SMR transporter SugE: MSWVILLVAGLCEIGWAVGLKYTHGFTRLWPTVGTIAAMAVSISLLGVAMRELPVGTAYAVWTGIGAIGTAILGIFLFGDSASAARLACLVMVGGGIIGLKLVSST; this comes from the coding sequence ATGTCCTGGGTCATTCTTCTTGTTGCGGGCCTGTGTGAGATCGGTTGGGCTGTGGGCCTCAAGTACACCCACGGTTTCACTCGCCTCTGGCCGACGGTCGGGACCATCGCCGCCATGGCCGTGAGCATCTCCTTGCTCGGGGTGGCGATGCGTGAACTGCCCGTGGGCACCGCTTACGCGGTCTGGACCGGCATCGGTGCCATCGGCACTGCCATTCTTGGCATCTTCCTGTTCGGCGACTCCGCATCGGCCGCGCGGCTGGCTTGCCTGGTCATGGTCGGGGGCGGAATCATCGGCCTCAAGCTCGTTTCCTCTACATAG